From Solwaraspora sp. WMMD1047, the proteins below share one genomic window:
- a CDS encoding DoxX family membrane protein has protein sequence MTTKQITKRSIERPLEQAELPGAMLTTTAARIMAVLRISTGFVFLWAFLDKTFGFGFATPAERAWVNGGSPTKGFLSSVEVGPLQGFFHSIAGTWWANTLFMVGLAAIGVALIAGVGLRIAAGSGALMMVFMWLAEFPLDRFTASGEPAGSTNPLIDYHIVYAIVLVALAAAYAGHTWGLGRLWAKLPFVQKNRWLI, from the coding sequence ATGACCACCAAGCAGATCACCAAGCGTTCCATCGAACGGCCCCTGGAGCAGGCTGAACTGCCGGGCGCCATGCTGACCACCACCGCCGCCCGGATCATGGCCGTGCTGCGGATCTCCACCGGGTTCGTCTTCCTGTGGGCGTTCCTCGACAAGACCTTCGGGTTCGGGTTCGCCACCCCGGCCGAGCGGGCCTGGGTCAACGGCGGCTCGCCGACCAAGGGCTTCCTCTCCTCGGTCGAGGTCGGCCCGCTGCAGGGCTTCTTCCACTCGATCGCCGGCACCTGGTGGGCCAACACCCTGTTCATGGTCGGCCTGGCCGCCATCGGCGTCGCCCTGATCGCCGGGGTCGGCCTGCGGATCGCCGCCGGCTCGGGTGCGCTGATGATGGTCTTCATGTGGCTGGCCGAGTTCCCACTCGACCGCTTCACCGCCAGCGGCGAGCCCGCCGGCTCGACCAACCCGCTCATCGACTACCACATCGTGTACGCGATCGTCCTGGTCGCCCTCGCCGCCGCGTACGCCGGCCACACCTGGGGCCTCGGCCGCCTCTGGGCCAAGCTCCCCTTCGTCCAGAAGAACCGCTGGCTGATCTGA
- a CDS encoding SRPBCC family protein, translating into MRKGTFRYDIRARCEIGDAVALLADIPRLTSRHPLAIRVAELEPGPGTIRSVAVTSRLRLGPLGFLITYRADVVKVTADEVVTVARQKPATTLTNHARFRSEGDGTTHIDVRIDYESPTLLFPYGFGKARQVHRELAHGIKEILEQPAA; encoded by the coding sequence GTGCGAAAAGGAACCTTCCGGTACGACATCAGGGCGCGCTGCGAGATCGGGGACGCGGTCGCGCTGCTGGCCGACATACCGAGGCTGACCTCCCGGCACCCGCTCGCCATCCGGGTCGCCGAACTCGAACCCGGACCCGGCACCATCCGCAGCGTGGCCGTCACCTCCCGGCTGCGGCTCGGTCCGCTGGGATTCCTCATCACCTACCGGGCCGACGTCGTCAAGGTCACGGCCGACGAGGTGGTCACGGTCGCCCGCCAGAAGCCGGCGACCACCCTCACCAATCACGCCCGGTTCCGCTCCGAGGGTGACGGGACGACCCACATCGACGTACGGATCGACTACGAGTCGCCCACGCTGCTGTTTCCGTACGGGTTCGGCAAGGCCCGGCAGGTCCACCGTGAACTCGCCCACGGCATCAAGGAAATCCTCGAACAACCGGCGGCATAG
- a CDS encoding DUF5980 family protein — protein sequence MALGLVSAVALALTISSPAAAVGPTTPAPTWELVDFGQRACIEANSPLFTYFWFSIEGEWSTPMQVGAEELPAGTSTLSYPPLPPGSSSGTSPLWLFALTLPALDYGEYRWYLTASDGVETQRVPIIIKAQERWGCSA from the coding sequence ATGGCCCTCGGCCTGGTCAGCGCGGTCGCGCTGGCGCTGACAATCAGCTCACCGGCCGCCGCGGTCGGCCCCACCACCCCGGCTCCGACCTGGGAGTTGGTGGACTTCGGGCAGCGCGCCTGCATCGAGGCGAACTCCCCCCTCTTCACCTACTTCTGGTTCAGCATCGAGGGAGAGTGGTCGACGCCGATGCAGGTCGGCGCCGAGGAGTTGCCGGCGGGCACCAGCACCCTGTCGTACCCGCCGCTTCCGCCCGGGTCGAGCAGCGGCACGAGCCCGCTCTGGCTCTTCGCGCTGACCCTGCCGGCGCTCGACTACGGCGAGTACCGGTGGTACCTGACGGCCTCCGACGGGGTCGAGACGCAGCGTGTCCCGATCATCATCAAGGCCCAGGAGCGCTGGGGATGCTCGGCCTGA
- a CDS encoding DUF5980 family protein: protein MALGLVSAVALALTISPPAAATAGPATPAPTWELIDFPQRACLAANQPQFTYFWFSVRGTWSTPLEVGAEDLPPGTTTLSLPHPPIPPGSSEGGSPLTLVTMNLPALDFGDHVWYMTASDGVVTQRVPITIRAQERWGCPVW from the coding sequence ATGGCCCTCGGCCTGGTCAGCGCGGTCGCGCTGGCGCTGACAATCAGCCCGCCGGCCGCCGCCACCGCCGGCCCTGCCACACCCGCTCCGACCTGGGAATTGATCGACTTCCCGCAGCGCGCCTGCCTGGCCGCCAACCAGCCCCAGTTCACCTACTTCTGGTTCAGCGTGCGGGGGACGTGGTCGACCCCGCTCGAGGTCGGTGCCGAGGATCTGCCGCCCGGCACGACCACCCTCAGCCTGCCGCACCCGCCGATCCCGCCCGGGTCGAGCGAGGGCGGGAGCCCGCTCACCCTGGTCACGATGAACCTGCCGGCGCTCGATTTCGGCGATCACGTGTGGTACATGACCGCCTCGGACGGGGTGGTGACGCAGCGGGTCCCGATCACCATCAGGGCGCAGGAGCGCTGGGGGTGCCCGGTCTGGTAG
- a CDS encoding DUF1905 domain-containing protein, with protein sequence MIVTFDAELWLWSARRDESWTFVTLPADASEEIREQAAARGPRRGFGSVRVRATIGATSWSTSIFPDSAQGSYVLPVKRAVRNAEALEAGDPTTVTVELADP encoded by the coding sequence GTGATCGTCACCTTCGACGCCGAACTGTGGCTCTGGTCCGCCCGCCGCGACGAGAGCTGGACCTTCGTCACCCTGCCGGCCGACGCGTCCGAGGAGATCCGCGAGCAGGCCGCCGCCCGCGGCCCGCGCCGCGGATTCGGCTCCGTCCGGGTGCGGGCCACCATCGGCGCCACCTCCTGGTCAACGTCGATCTTCCCCGACAGCGCCCAGGGTAGCTACGTCCTGCCGGTCAAACGCGCCGTCCGCAACGCCGAAGCCCTCGAAGCCGGCGACCCGACCACCGTCACCGTCGAACTGGCCGACCCCTGA
- a CDS encoding alpha/beta fold hydrolase yields MAQRSVFTRAVLTRARVAALVAIGLTALGLGYLSLPDGTGPTVPDGARAGDLTMTGCTYDTEAGSLDAECGTLVVPENRRDPGSDLIALPVIRIRATGAEPAEPIFRLEGGPGETNMRFAEASRLVDRHDVVLVGYRGVDGSTVLDCPEVESALRRSADLTGEESTRRYAEAFATCARRLAGAGIDLDGYSLPQRVDDLEAARQALGYQRIHLLSESAGTRTAMIYAWRYPDSIRRSVMIAVNPPGHFWWDPAITDDQLDHYAALCARDDGCAARTDDLAATMAVTAGDPPDRWLFLPIKAGNVRAGTLFGLFHTTGAAAPLNAPTMFDAWLAAAGGDPSGLWATSLLTSVIFPGAFVWGEFAASGIIDAGAVDAHYAAGGDPGSVLGNAATDFLWGGGRLTGAWPASPDYVDYRRVRPTEVETLLVGGTVDFSTPPRLATDELLPALPNGRQVILAELGHTTDFWSYQPDASTRLLTAYLENGAVDDSRYRTRPVDFDIESVSLPTIARILFGTLAGLGLAAVVLLGGMARRVRRRGRLGTRASGWLRCLAPVVVGLGGWSVAVLIGSGRWPGLFVGGRWLVVLSVGIAAGLATFVAWVHRDASRGTRWAGLAAALAGSLLGGWFGFHAVEDVAALATTIVGATATANLALLLIDLRRDVVVR; encoded by the coding sequence ATGGCGCAACGATCGGTCTTCACCCGAGCAGTCCTCACCCGGGCCCGGGTGGCCGCCCTGGTCGCGATCGGGCTGACGGCGCTGGGCCTCGGGTATCTCAGCCTGCCCGACGGCACCGGCCCGACCGTGCCCGACGGCGCCCGGGCCGGAGATCTCACCATGACGGGCTGCACCTACGACACCGAGGCGGGCAGCCTCGACGCGGAGTGCGGCACCCTGGTGGTCCCGGAGAACCGGCGGGACCCCGGATCCGACCTGATCGCGCTGCCGGTCATCCGGATCCGAGCCACCGGCGCGGAACCGGCCGAGCCGATCTTCCGACTGGAGGGCGGCCCCGGCGAGACGAACATGAGGTTCGCGGAGGCGAGCCGCCTGGTCGACCGCCACGATGTGGTCCTGGTCGGCTACCGCGGCGTCGACGGTTCGACGGTGCTCGACTGCCCGGAGGTCGAGTCGGCGCTGCGGCGGTCGGCCGACCTCACCGGCGAGGAATCGACGCGCCGGTACGCGGAGGCGTTCGCCACCTGCGCCCGCCGGCTGGCCGGTGCGGGCATCGACCTCGACGGCTACTCGTTGCCGCAGCGGGTCGACGATCTCGAGGCGGCCCGGCAGGCCCTCGGCTACCAGCGGATCCACCTGCTTAGCGAGAGCGCGGGAACCCGGACCGCGATGATCTACGCGTGGCGGTACCCGGACTCGATCCGCCGATCGGTGATGATCGCGGTCAACCCGCCGGGCCACTTCTGGTGGGATCCGGCGATCACCGACGACCAGCTCGACCACTATGCCGCGCTCTGCGCCCGCGACGACGGCTGCGCCGCCCGCACCGACGACCTCGCCGCCACCATGGCCGTCACCGCCGGTGATCCACCCGACCGCTGGCTGTTCCTGCCGATCAAGGCGGGCAACGTCCGGGCGGGAACCCTGTTCGGCCTGTTCCACACCACCGGGGCGGCGGCCCCGCTGAACGCGCCGACCATGTTCGACGCCTGGCTGGCCGCCGCCGGCGGCGACCCGAGCGGGCTCTGGGCCACCTCGCTGCTGACCAGCGTGATCTTCCCGGGCGCGTTCGTCTGGGGCGAGTTCGCCGCCTCCGGAATCATCGACGCCGGGGCCGTCGACGCCCACTACGCGGCCGGCGGCGACCCCGGCTCGGTTCTCGGCAACGCCGCCACCGACTTCCTGTGGGGCGGCGGCCGGCTCACCGGGGCGTGGCCGGCGAGCCCGGACTATGTGGACTACCGGCGGGTGCGGCCGACCGAGGTCGAGACCCTCCTGGTCGGTGGCACGGTCGACTTCTCGACCCCGCCACGGCTCGCCACCGACGAACTGCTGCCCGCGCTGCCGAACGGGCGGCAGGTCATCCTGGCCGAACTCGGGCACACCACCGACTTCTGGAGCTACCAGCCCGACGCCAGCACCCGGTTGCTGACCGCGTACCTCGAAAACGGCGCGGTGGACGACTCCCGCTACCGGACCCGCCCGGTCGACTTCGACATCGAATCCGTCAGCCTCCCCACCATCGCGCGGATCCTGTTCGGCACCCTGGCCGGCCTCGGCCTGGCCGCCGTCGTGCTGCTCGGCGGGATGGCGCGGCGGGTACGCCGCCGGGGCCGGCTCGGAACGCGGGCCAGCGGCTGGCTGCGTTGCCTCGCCCCGGTGGTCGTCGGCCTGGGCGGCTGGTCAGTCGCGGTACTGATCGGCTCCGGCAGGTGGCCAGGACTGTTCGTCGGCGGCCGGTGGCTGGTGGTGCTCTCCGTCGGCATCGCCGCCGGGCTCGCCACCTTCGTGGCCTGGGTCCACCGGGACGCCAGTCGCGGGACCCGGTGGGCCGGCCTGGCGGCGGCACTGGCCGGTTCGCTGCTCGGCGGCTGGTTCGGGTTCCACGCCGTCGAGGACGTCGCCGCCCTGGCGACCACGATCGTCGGCGCGACCGCCACCGCCAACCTCGCGTTGCTCCTCATCGACCTGCGCCGGGACGTTGTGGTGAGGTAG
- a CDS encoding sensor histidine kinase gives MAVSLPRVPAVDLALAGVALTALVGQRIAVAPALGGKLPVALALSVVIAGSLAVRRRVPLAGYLSGSVALSAEALWVQADPVAPYVNLIGLYSLGLYGTGRRALWGPVLVLPAVLAYFSNVPAPWSAPAGVVFVWLLAWGAGYGSARRRERQAAARRRLRRAAVASERTRIARELHDLVGHTVNVMLVRVGAARVVLDRAPEQARDILRGVEQTGREALDELDLMLGTLRDGDETAPAPPGLAELPRLAQRMTRAGMTVSLRVDPAGPPLPGSLDLSAYRIVQEALTNALRHGQAGAARVRVGRDPRRLELEICDDGRGPEPGYQPGRGLLGIAERAALFGGRLEHGPGATGGFRVRAVLFLP, from the coding sequence GTGGCCGTTTCCCTGCCGCGGGTGCCGGCGGTCGACCTCGCGCTGGCCGGCGTCGCGTTGACGGCGCTTGTCGGGCAACGGATCGCCGTGGCGCCGGCCCTCGGCGGGAAGCTGCCCGTCGCGTTGGCACTCTCCGTGGTGATCGCCGGATCCCTCGCCGTGCGGCGCCGGGTCCCACTGGCCGGATACCTGTCGGGGTCGGTGGCGCTGTCGGCCGAGGCGCTGTGGGTGCAGGCCGACCCGGTGGCGCCCTACGTGAACCTGATCGGGCTCTACTCCCTGGGCCTGTACGGCACCGGGCGGCGGGCACTGTGGGGGCCGGTGCTCGTCCTGCCGGCGGTGCTGGCGTACTTCAGTAACGTGCCGGCACCCTGGTCGGCGCCGGCCGGGGTGGTGTTCGTGTGGCTGCTGGCGTGGGGGGCCGGCTACGGCAGTGCTCGGCGGCGGGAGCGGCAGGCGGCGGCGCGGCGACGGCTGCGCCGGGCGGCGGTCGCCAGCGAGCGGACCCGGATCGCCCGGGAGCTGCACGACCTGGTCGGTCACACGGTCAACGTCATGCTGGTGCGGGTCGGCGCGGCCCGGGTGGTCCTGGACCGCGCGCCGGAGCAGGCCCGGGACATACTGCGGGGCGTGGAGCAGACCGGCCGGGAGGCCCTCGACGAGCTGGACCTGATGCTCGGCACCCTCCGCGACGGTGACGAGACGGCACCCGCCCCGCCCGGCCTCGCCGAGCTGCCGCGCCTCGCCCAGCGGATGACCCGGGCGGGCATGACGGTGTCGCTGCGGGTCGACCCGGCCGGCCCGCCGCTGCCGGGCAGCCTCGACCTGTCGGCGTACCGGATCGTGCAGGAAGCCCTCACCAACGCGCTGCGGCACGGGCAGGCGGGCGCCGCCCGGGTCCGGGTCGGTCGCGACCCGCGACGCCTGGAACTGGAGATCTGCGACGACGGGCGGGGCCCGGAACCCGGCTACCAGCCCGGCCGCGGGCTGCTGGGGATCGCCGAGCGGGCCGCCCTCTTCGGCGGCCGGCTGGAACACGGCCCGGGTGCCACCGGTGGTTTCCGGGTCCGGGCGGTGCTTTTCCTGCCATGA
- a CDS encoding response regulator transcription factor yields MTVRVLLADDDALLRAGLDVVLDAADGIDVVGEAADGLRAVEQCRSLNPDVVLMDVRMPGVDGIEATRRIVAAGLPTRVLVLSTFRHDEYVWGALRAGASGFLLKRASPERLVDAVRTVAAGDTLLDPSVTRDLVEHFVRRSPVGSTVSTEAAGRLSGLTPREIQVLRLVAEGYSNEEIAELLVIAESTAKTHVKRVLAKIGARDRAQAVVLAYRAGLVAPA; encoded by the coding sequence ATGACCGTACGGGTGCTGCTGGCCGACGACGACGCGCTGCTGCGGGCCGGCCTTGACGTGGTGCTCGATGCCGCGGACGGCATCGACGTGGTCGGCGAGGCGGCCGACGGCCTGCGGGCGGTCGAACAGTGCCGGTCGCTCAACCCGGACGTCGTGCTGATGGACGTCCGGATGCCGGGCGTCGACGGCATCGAGGCCACCCGCCGGATCGTCGCCGCCGGCCTGCCGACCCGGGTGCTGGTGCTCTCCACGTTCCGCCACGACGAGTACGTGTGGGGTGCGCTGCGCGCGGGCGCCAGCGGCTTCCTGCTCAAACGGGCCTCGCCGGAACGGCTCGTGGACGCGGTGCGGACGGTGGCCGCCGGGGACACCCTGCTGGACCCGTCGGTCACCCGCGACCTGGTGGAGCACTTCGTCCGGCGATCCCCGGTCGGGTCCACGGTCAGCACCGAGGCCGCCGGCCGGTTGTCCGGGCTGACCCCTCGGGAGATCCAGGTGCTGCGGCTGGTCGCCGAGGGGTACTCGAACGAGGAGATCGCCGAGCTGCTCGTCATCGCGGAGTCGACCGCGAAGACCCACGTGAAGCGGGTACTCGCCAAGATCGGCGCCCGGGACCGCGCCCAGGCGGTGGTCCTCGCCTACCGGGCCGGCCTGGTGGCTCCGGCCTGA